Proteins found in one Loxodonta africana isolate mLoxAfr1 chromosome 21, mLoxAfr1.hap2, whole genome shotgun sequence genomic segment:
- the CARMIL2 gene encoding capping protein, Arp2/3 and myosin-I linker protein 2 isoform X9 yields MVPLSPTQHSSRHLAFLDRTPGVRSAQALHLCCLASGSPPQAGLEGTNRARPRGSPGGQRPLVLAAGTALQSEGEITRFLWPKEVELLLKAWLPEQEGADRSHVLALLRWRAYLLHTCLPLRVDCTFSYLEVQAMALQETPPQVTFELESLPELVLEFPGVTALEQLAQHITVAIKKVFPRSALGGPLPLFFTPLPRKLFRRPTPPSMLAQLERSSPSEATTPGSPCGGFLETYEALCDYNGFPFREEIQWDVDTIYHGQGCRHFSLGDFSHLSSRDLALSVAALSYNLWFRCLSCVDMKLSLEVSEQILHMMSQSSHLEELVLETCGLRGDFVRRLAQALAGNPSSGLQELSLAGNLLDDRGVAALSRHLQQRPGALRRLSLSQTGLTPRGMRALGEALATNVAFDSSLTHLDLSANPGALGPSEDNGGLYSFLSRPNVLTFLNLAGTDTALDTLFAALSRGCCANLTHLEASRNVFSRTKFRAAPATLQLFLSRAGALRHLGLASCKLPPDALRALLEGLALNTHIGDLHLDLSACELRSAGAQVIQDLVCDAGAVSSLNLADNGFGSDMVTLVLAIGRSRSLRHVALGRNFNVRCKETLDDVLHRIVQLMQDDDCPLQSLSVAESRLKLGASVLLRALGTNPNLTELDISGNAMGDTGAKMLAKALRVNTRLRWAGSVVWDRNHTSALGLLDVAQALEQNRSLKAMPLPLHDVAQAQRSRPELTAHAVHQIQACLLRNNRTDPASSDRAFRLQPQGLVSNPSKQEVNELCQSVQEHMELLGCGAGPQGEAAVRQAEDAIRNANFSLSVLPILYKAGSSPSHHWQLQQKLEVLLGQVGKVCHQDIQDFTQATLDTTRSLCPRMLQGPGWREQLEGVLAGSSGLPELLPEQLLQDTFSRLRDMRLSVTETLEESIVAQALAGLNAARDRLVESLAQQATVAMPPTLSALDGGEPTPLGPGELEGLFFPEKEEGDDSPPWKWPEPSLCLRLVPSTHSAAEEAQPEPELAAPGEDAEPQAGPSARGSPSPAAPGTPAGALPRMDLPSAGQPLRHPTRARPRPRRQHHHRPPPGGPQVPPALPQEGNGLSARVDEGVEEFFSKRLIHQDRLWAPEEDPATEGGTTPVPRTLRKKLGTLFAFKKPRSARGPRPDLETSPGAAPRSRKATLGDLLRPPARPGRGEEPGGAEVGTSSPDPARRSRPRYTRDSKAYSMILLPAEEEEAALGDRPDKRRPLERRDTEMAPSFEQRVQVMLQRIGVSRGSGGAEGKRKQSKDGEIKKAGSDGLWPEPPSPALQVTLWTAPRRPLPSQLSPGHTLCLQTPHADLAQGARGLSPPPGRLWGSS; encoded by the exons ATGGTTCCTCTTTCCCCAACTCAGCATTCCTCCAGGCATCTGGCTTTTTTGGATCGTACCCCAGGTGTTCGGAGTGCTCAGGCGCTCCACCTCTGCTGTCTGGCCTCTGGTTCACCTCCCCAGGCTGGGCTTGAAGGGACCAACCGAGCTAGGCCTCGGGGATCCCCGGGCGGGCAGCGCCCCCTGGTGCTCGCGGCAGGGACTGCGCTGCAGAGTGAAG GAGAGATCACCAGATTCCTGTGGCCAAAGGAGGTGGAGCTGCTGCTGAAAGCCTGGCTGCCTGAGCAGGAGGGTGCTGATCGAAGTCACGTCCTG GCACTGCTACGATGGAGAGCCTATCTGCTGCACACATGCCTCCCCCTGAGG GTGGACTGCACATTCAGCTACCTGGAGGTCCAGGCCATGGCACTGCAGGAAACACCCCCTCAG GTCACCTTTGAGCTGGAATCTCTGCCTGAGCTGGTCCTGGAGTTTCCTGGGGTGACCGCCCTGGAACAGCTGGCCCAGCACATCACTGTGGCCATCAAGAAGGTCTTCCCTCGCTCCGCCCTTGG AGGTCCCTTGCCCCTCTTCTTCACCCCCCTTCCCAGGAAGCTATTCCGGAGGCCTACGCCCCCCTCGATGCTGGCTCAGCTGGAGAGAAGCAGCCCCTCAGAGGCCACCACACCTGGCAGTCCCTGTG GCGGCTTCTTAGAGACCTATGAGGCTCTGTGTGACTACAACGGCTTCCCCTTCCGAGAGGAGATTCAGTGG GATGTGGATACCATCTACCATGGACAGGGCTGCCGCCATTTCAGCCTAGGAGACTTTAGCCACCTCAGCAGTCG GGACCTGGCCTTGAGTGTGGCTGCCCTGTCCTACAACCTGTGGTTCCGGTGCCTGTCTTGTGTGGACATGAAGCTG AGCCTTGAGGTCTCGGAACAGATTCTGCACATGATGAGTCAGTCTTCCCACCTGGAGGAGCTGGTGCTGGAGACCTGTGGCCTGAGGGG AGACTTTGTCCGGCGGCTGGCCCAGGCACTGGCAGGAAACCCGAGCTCTGGGCTGCAGGAGCTCAGCCTGGCAGGGAACCTGCTGGATGACCGAG GTGTGGCTGCACTCAGCAGACACCTACAACAGCGTCCAGGAGCCCTGAGGAGACTCAGCCTATCTCAGACTGGGCTGACACCTCGAG GAATGAGGGCCCTGGGCGAGGCACTGGCTACCAATGTGGCCTTCGACTCTTCCCTGACCCACCTGGACCTTTCTGCAAACCCCGGGGCCCTGGGGCCCTCAGAAGACAATGGA GGCCTCTATAGTTTCCTGAGCCGTCCTAACGTTCTGACGTTCCTGAATCTTGCAGGCACTGATACCGCTCTGGACACC CTCTTTGCAGCGCTGTCCCGCGGCTGCTGTGCCAACCTCACCCACCTCGAAGCTTCGAGGAACGTCTTCTCCCGCAC AAAATTCCGCGCGGCGCCCGCCACGCTGCAGCTCTTCCTCAGCCGTGCGGGAGCGCTGCGGCACCTGGGCCTGGCCAGCTGCAAGCTGCCTCCCGACGCTCTCAG GGCCCTGTTGGAAGGCCTCGCGCTCAACACTCACATAGGCGATCTGCACCTGGACCTCAGTGCTTGTGAG CTGCGCTCCGCTGGCGCTCAGGTGATACAAGACTTGGTGTGCGACGCGGGCGCCGTGAGCTCCCTGAATCTGGCGGATAATG GTTTCGGCTCAGACATGGTGACTCTGGTGCTGGCCATCGGGAGGAGTCGGTCCCTGCGACACGTGGCGCTTGGGAGGAACTTCAACGTCCGGTGCAA GGAGACCTTGGACGACGTCCTGCACCGGATTGTCCAGCTCATGCAGGACGACGACTGT CCCCTGCAGTCTCTGTCTGTAGCTGAGTCGCGGCTGAAGCTGGGCGCCAGCGTCCTGCTTCGTGCCCTGGGCACCAACCCTAACCTGACAGAGCTGGACATCAGCGGCAACGCCATGGGGGACACCGGCGCCAAGATGCTAGCCAAGGCTCTGCGGGTCAACACGAGGCTCCGGTGGGCGGG GTCTGTGGTCTGGGACCGGAACCACACGTCTGCGCTGGGCCTGCTGGACGTGGCACAGGCCCTGGAGCAGAACCGCAGCCTGAAAGCCATGCCTCTGCCACTGCATGATGTGGCCCAGGCGCAGCGCAGCCGCCCAGAGCTGACAGCACATGCAGTGCACCAG ATCCAAGCCTGTCTCTTGAGGAACAACCGCACAGACCCCGCCTCTTCTGACCGCGCCTTCCGTCTACAGCCACAGGGTCTGGTCTCAAACCCCTCGAAGCAG GAAGTGAACGAACTGTGTCAGTCGGTGCAGGAGCATATGGAGCTGCTGGGCTGTGGGGCTGGACCCCAGGGTGAAGCTGCTGTGCGCCAGGCTGAGGATGCCATCCGCAACGCCAACTTCTCTCTCAGC GTTCTCCCCATTCTATATAAAGCTGGGAGTTCCCCAAGCCATCACTGGCAGCTGCAGCAGAAGCTGGAGGTCCTGCTGGGACAGGTGGGCAAGGTCTGCCACCAAGACATCCAG GACTTTACTCAGGCCACACTGGACACAACAAGGAGCCTCTGCCCACGGATGCTGCAGGGACCCGGCTGGAGGGAGCAGCTAGAAGGAGTCCTGGCAGGCTCAAGTGGCCTCCCAGAGCTGCTCCCAGAGCAGCTACTGCAAGATACCTTCAGTAGGCTCAG AGACATGCGGCTCTCTGTCACAGAGACCTTGGAAGAGAGCATTGTGGCTCAAGCTCTGGCGGGTCTGAATGCAGCCCGAGATCGACTG GTGGAGAGTCTGGCTCAGCAGGCAACAGTGGCAATGCCCCCAACCTTATCAGCACTGGATGGAGGCGAGCCCACCCCCCTTGGGCCTGGGGAATTGGAAGGCCTCTTCTTTCCGGAGAAGGAGGAGGGG GATGACAGTCCTCCATGGAAATGGCCTGAGCCCAGCCTTTGTCTTCGCCTGGTCCCCTCCACTCACA GTGCTGCTGAGGAAGCGCAGCCGGAGCCCGAGCTggcggctccaggggaagatgcGGAGCCGCAGGCGGGGCCGTCTGCGCGCGGCTCTCCGAGCCCGGCCGCCCCGGGTACCCCCGCCGGCGCGCTGCCTCGCATGGACCTGCCATCCGCCGGGCAGCCCCTGCGCCATCCGACCCGGGCCCGGCCGCGGCCGCGCCGCCAGCACCACCATCGCCCGCCCCCGGGGGGCCCCCAG GTCCCCCCAGCCCTGCCACAGGAAGGGAACGGGCTCAGTGCCCGCGTGGACGAGGGCGTGGAGGAATTCTTCTCCAAAAGACTGATCCACCAGGATCGCCT CTGGGCCCCCGAGGAGGACCCAGCCACTGAGGGAGGTACCACCCCTGTCCCCCGCACACTGCGAAAGAAGCTGGGCACCCTCTTTGCCTTCAAGAAGCCTCGTTCAGCGCGAGGGCCACGGCCTGACCTAGAgaccagccctggggcagctcCCCGCAGCCGGAAAGCCACACTTGGGGACCTGCTGAGGCCACCAGCCCGCCCAGGCCGTGGTGAGGAACCTGGTGGGGCTGAGGTGGGCACCAGCAGCCCTGACCCTGCCCGCAGGAGCCGGCCACGCTACACACGGGATAGCAAGGCCTACTCGATGATACTGTTGCCtgctgaggaggaggaggcagcacTGGGTGACAGACCTGACAAG CGGCGGCCCCTGGAGCGGAGAGACACAGAAATGGCCCCATCCTTTGAACAGCGAGTACAAGTGATGCTGCAGAGGATTGGTGTGAGCCGAGGCAGCGGGGGTGCCGAAGGCAAGAGAAAGCAA AGCAAAGATGGAGAGATCAAGAAGGCTGGTTCAGATG GTCTGTGGCCTGAGCCCCCCAGCCCTGCCTTGCAGGTGACATTATGGACAGCTCCACGGAGGCCCCTCCCATCTCAATTAAGTCCCGGACACACTCTGTGTCTGCAG ACCCCTCATGCAGACCTGGCCCAGGGGGCCAGGGGCCTGAGCCCACCTCCTGGAAGACTCTGGGGCAGCAGTTGA